In the Sphingobium sp. Z007 genome, TCGCCGAAAAAGCCCATACCATGGGCTTCGTCCACCAGGATCATGCAATTGGGATGCTGGCGGATCGCGGCGACCATGTCGGGCAGGGGGGCGACGTCGCCCAGCATCGAATAGACGCCTTCCAGCACGACCAGCTTGAGCGCATCGGCGGGCAGGCGGGCCAAACGCTTGGCCAGATCCTCGACGCTGTTGTGCCGGAAGCGGACAATCTCCGCGTCGCCCAGGAAACAGCCGTCATAGATGGACGCATGGCTATCAGCGTCCAGGATAACATAGTCGCCCTTGCCCGCCAGCGTCGAAATGACACCCAGATTGGCCTGATAACCGGTCGAAAAGACCATCGCGCCGCTGGTGCCGTAAAATTCGCGCAGCGCCGTCTCGACTTCCGCATGACCCTGATAGGTGCCGTTCAGCACGCGGCTGCCGGTGGTGCCGGCGCCAAATTCGTCCAGCGCCGTCTTGCCGGCGGCGATCACGTCCGGGTCGAACGTCATGCCCATATAATTATAGGTGCCCAGCAGGATCGTGTCCTTGCCCTTGATGACGGCCTGGGTCGGCGACTTCACCTCGTCCATCACGATCGCGAAAGGATCGCGCACGCCCGTCGCCATCAACGCCTCGCGCTCGGCGATCAGGGCATCGAACTTGGAAAACAGGTCGCGCGGGGCAGGCGTTTCGGCCGGGGTATGCGCGTCGTTCGCGGTGGCGGCAGCGTCGGTCATATGTAAAATCCGTTCGGTTCAAAACCTCCGTTCGGTTCGAGCCTGTCGAGAACCAAGCGCATCGTTCTCGACAGGCTCGAACCGAACGGGAAAGGAAAGGCGGCTTAGCCCTTCAGCTTGGCGACCGCGTCCACCAACTGGCCGACGGTCTCGATTTCGGCCTGCATGTTCATGGTGATGATGATGTCGAACTCATCCTCGATCGCCGCGACGAAATCCATCACCGTCAGGCTGTCCCATTCCAGGTCGCCAGCAAAGGTGGTGGCTTCGGTCAGGTCGACGCCCTTTTTGTTGAAGGGCGCGATCTGGGCCGCGATAGTGTCGAAAATATCGGTGCGATCCGTCATTATCGTGAAATTCTTTCCGTCAAAGCGCGGCATTTGCCGCCTCGGCCCGCTCTTTGGCAAGGGAATAAGGCGTCAATCGGGCAGCATCGCGCCCGATCTGAGAGGCGGGAACAGTCCGCTTAGCGGAAATTATCGGCGTAGGCCTGCAATTTCAGCGTCTTGGGCGGCGTCGTGATGACGGTATAGGCAACGCCCTGCTTTTGTGCATAGGCGACCGCCGCTTCCTGCGAAGGGAAGCTGAGCTTCAACTGCTGCTGCGTATCGCCCGAACCGGCCCAGCCGGTCAGCGGATCGGCCCGCTTGGCTTCGGCGGGCGCATATTCCAGCACCCATTTATGGGTCAGCGCCTTGCCGGACTGGAGGGCGTTTTTCTGGATCTGGTAAATGCGCGCGCTCATCGCGAAAGACTCCGGTAAATCGTCATGCTGCGTTGCACCAGTGGTCGCTGCGAAGTCAAGACTTCCGCGGGCCATGTTCCCTGGCATCGGCATTTTTGGTGCGCAATGTCGCGCTGGCTCCCGCCGGATCGTCGGGCCAGGGATGCCGTGGATAGCGGCCGCGCATCTCCTTGGCGACGTCGCGCCAGTTGCCCGCCCAGAAGCCGGGCAGGTCGCGCGTCGTCTGGATCGGCCGTCCGGCGGGCGATGTCAGCGACAGGACGAGCGGAATCCGCTGGCTGCCCACCGTCGGATGTTCGGCCAAGCCGAACAGGGCCTGCACCCGCAACTCGACCCGCGGTCCACCCTCGGCCGCATAGTCGATCGCATGGCTGCTCCCGGCGGGCGAGCGAAAATCCGGGGGGGCGAGCCGGTCGAGCTGTTGCTTGCCGTCCCAGCCGATCAGCCCCTCCAGCACGCCCGACAGCTGCGACCGGTCGATATCCGACAAGCGCCGCTTCCCCGCCAGCAGCGGCGGCAACCAATCGTCCAGCGTCGCGATCAACGCGACGTCGGACAGCGCGTCGATCCCGGCAAAGCCGCCGCGCATCCGCAATGACTGCGCCGCCTCCGACCAGGGGAGCAGGTCGATGCCGCCCTGTCGCACGCCTTCGATCAGCGCGGCGACCACGGCGTCCGGGTCGGGCCTGTCGTCGGACCCGGACGACAGCCGCACCGCGCCAAGCCGCCGCTCGCGCAACGCCTCGATCCCGCCATTGGCCGGGCGGAACTTGACCGTGCGCTGCTCGGCGATGCGCGAACCGAACAGGGCGATCACCTCGTTCTCGCCGATCGGCGCGGCGGACAATATGCGCGCGCCCGCGGCGCTACCCTGCACTTCGCCGACTGCCAACCAGTCCTCGCGCGCCAGCGGCGACAGCGGATCAAGCCGGAAGCCGCGCCCGCCCACGCTCGCCCAATCCGCGCCATCGGCGGACCGGCGCTTGGCGACGCGATCGGGGAAGGCGAGGGCAAGGCACAGACCGACCGCACGGTCGCCGCCGCCATCGCCTGGCCCTCGCTTCACCAGCTTCGCCCAGCGCCGCGCCAACCCCCGCGCCGCGTCCGCCCGCTTGCCGCTTTCCCGCCGCCAGCGCTGCCGCCGCAGCGTCAGGTCGGTGTCCTGCCCGCCAACCCCGCGCTCGCCCAGCAGCACGGCGACCTCGGCCGCCACCTCCGCCAGCCCCATCTCGCCCGCCCGGACCAGCATATGAGCGATGCGCGGGGACAATGGCAGCGTCGCCAGCGCCTTGCCATGCGCCGTGATCCGTCCGTCCGCATCCAGCGCCTCCAGCACGGTCAGCCGCCTGCGGGCTTCCTCAACCGCCGCCGCGGGCGGCGGGTCGAGCCAGCGCAGCGCCCCGGGATCGCTCACCCCCCACAGCGCGCAATCGAGCAGCAGGCTGGACAGGTCGCTCTCCAAAATCTCCGGCGGGTCGAACGGCACCATCCCCGCGCTCGCCGCCGCTTCCCACAGCCGATAGGCGACGCCGGGCCGCTGCCGCGCCGCACGCCCCGCGCGCTGGGTCGCCGACGCCTGGCTCGCCCGCTCCGTCACCAGTCGCGTCACCCCCGCCGCCCGATCGTAGCGCGGTCGCCGCGCGAGGCCGCTGTCCACCACGATCCGCACGCCATCGATGGTCAGGCTGGTTTCCGCGATGCTGGTCGCGAGAATGACCTTTCGCGCGCCGGAGCGGGAAGGCCGGATCGCGGCCCGCTGCGCGCCGGGATCAAGCGATCCGTGCAGCATATGCACCTCAGCGATGCCCTCGATCCGCTCCGCCGTCCGTTCGATCTCCCGCACACCGGGCAGGAAGGCGAGCAGGTCGCCCTCCGCCTCTTCGCTCAATGCCTGGCGGATCGCCGCCGCCATTTCGTCCTCGATCTTCTTTTTCGCCGCGCGCCCGATATGGCGCAACGCCAGCGGCTGGATGCGCCCTTCGCTCTCGATCACCGGCGCGCCATCGAGCAGGTTCGCAAAACGCGCCCCGTCCAACGTCGCCGACATTGGCACGATCCGCAAATCCGGCCGCAGTGCGCCCTGCGCATCCAATGCCAGCGCCAGCCCGAAATCGCTGTCCAGGCTGCGCTCATGCACTTCGTCGAACAGCACCGCCGACACGCCGGACAGTTCCGGGTCGTCCTGTATCCGCCGCACGAAAATACCCTCGGTCAGCACCAGCAGCCGCGTCTTCGCGCTGACCTTGCTGTCCATCCGCGTCGCATAGCCAACCGTGCCGCCCGGCTGCTCGCCCATCATCTCGGCGATCCGCTCCGCCGCCGCCCGCGCCGCCAGCCGCCGCGGCGACAGCAGCAGCACCTGGCCGCTGCACCAGGGTTCGCCCAGCAACGCCGGCGCGACCGCCGTTGTCTTGCCCGCGCCCGGCGGCGCGACCAGCACGGCGTTGCTGCCCGCGCGCAACGCGGCGAGCAGGTCGGGCAGCACATCATGGATCGGCAGGTTGTTCATTGCGCGTCCTTTCGCGCCGATTGCGGCAAACCGCAAGGCGGGCAAGCAGACGATCGCGTCGTCCGGGCTCTGGCCCGTTTCGGTCGATGCGCGACGCCGCCCGCGCGTTGCGCCCGGATCTGCGGATATTGTTCGTCACCGGCTATGCCGAAAATGCCGTGCTGACTAAGCCCTTCGCCATGGATGCTGCACCGCCGCGTCGGGACGTTGCTTCTGACCGATCGATCGGTCAGCTAAACAGATAGATGTGGATCGGGTTTTTCGGGTCCAGCAGCATCTTGGCGGTCAATGCCAGCGACATGACGATCAGCAGCGGCTTGATGAGCCGCGACCCGAAGCGCATCGCCAGATGCGACCCGATCTGCCCGCCGACCAAACTACCCACCGCCATGCAAAGCCCGGCGATCCAGATGACGTGCCCACCCGCGACCATCGTCAGCAGGCCCGCGACATTGCTCGCGAAATTGGCTGCCTTGGTCTGGGCGGTCGCGCGCAGGATCGACAGGCCGCCCAGCGCCAACAATATGGTGGTGTAGAAAGCGCCTGCACCCGGACCAAAAAAACCGTCGTAAAAGCCCACGACACCCACCAGCCCGGTCAGGCCCGCCATGCCGACTCGCGCATGGCGATCAGCGTCGCCCAGCTTGGGCGAGAAGGTGAAATAGGCCGCCATCGCCACCAGCAAAGCGGGCATAAGCCCCGCCAGGATAGACGGATCGACCCGCTGCAGCAGCCAAGCCCCGCCGACAGAGCCGACAAAGGCGGCGATAATCGGCGCTCTGTAGGTCTTCAAATCCATATGCCCGCGCCGCGCATAGGCGACGCAGGCGCCGAACGTGCCGAAACAGCTTTGCAGCTTGTTGGTGGCCACCGCCTGCACCGGCGGTATGCCGGCGGCCAGCAAGGCGGGCAGGGTGATAAGCCCACCGCCGCCCGCCATAGCGTCAATGCACCCCGCCATCGTTGCTGCGGCCATGAGGAAGGCGATGGTTTCGGGCGAAAGGATCATGGAACAGCGGGCCTACATTATTTCCCGTTCGCCCTGAGCTTGTCGAAGGGCGTCTCTTCTCTTTTCAAGAAGGCTTGGGCTTCGACAGGCTCAGCCCGAACGGAATAGAGAACGTGCCAAATGGCCCGTTCCCTCAATAGGCCCGCGCTATAGCGAACTCGACCGCTTCGGTAAGGGCCGCTTTCGCCTTGCCGGCATCAAAGCGCCCCAGCGCGTCGATCGCCCGTTGCCCATAATGGCGCGCCCGCGCCAGCGTGTCCGCGATCGCCCCGGTCTGGCGCAGCAACTGCGTCGCATGGGCCAGATCCTCGTCGCTGATCTTGTGCCCCGCGATCGCTGCTTTCCAGAAGGCGCGATCCGCTTCGGACCCGCGCGCATAGGCCAGGATCACCGGCAACGTCACCTTGCCGTCGCGGAAATCGTCGCCTGCATCCTTGCCCATGGTCGCGCCGTCCGATTCATAGTCGATCGCGTCGTCGATCAGTTGGAAGGCGATCCCAAGATTGCGGCCATAGACGTCCAGCGCCTGCTCCTCCGCCTCGTCGCGGTCGGCGACCACGGCGGAAATGCGGCAGGCGGCGGCGAACAAAGCGGCGGTCTTGGCACCGATGATATCCAGATATTGTTGTTCGCTGGTGTCGATCTTGCGCTGGGCGGTCAGCTGGTTGACCTCGCCTTCCGCGATCACCGCCGATGCGTTCGCCAGGATCTTCAAGACCTTGAGCGACTCGGCTTCCACCATCAGCTCGAACGAGCGGGAGAAGAGGAAGTCGCCCACCAGCACGCTGGCGCTGTTGCCCCAGATGATGTTGGCGGTCTTGCGCCCCCGCCGAAGCCCCGACCCATCGACCACGTCATCGTGCAGCAGCGTGGCGGTATGGATGAACTCGACCGCGGCGGACAGCTTGTAATGACGCGATCCGGCATAGCCGACCAAGTCGGCGCAGGCGAGTGTCAGCATCGGCCGCAGCCTTTTGCCGCCGCCCGCGATCAGATGCCCCGCCAGTTCCGGGATCAGCGGGATGCGCGACTGCATCCGGTCCAGGATCACGGCATTGACCTGGTTCATGCCGTCGGCGACCAGCGCCATGATGGGGGCGAGCGACGGCGCGGCTGTGGCGCGGCCGATCGAGTGGACGTTACCGGGGGCGGGTGCTGTCATGACCGCGCTCATGTGGCGATGCAAAATGTGAAAGGCAAGCGGGAATAGCTTGCGCGGCGCGCCGGATGCGGCAAAAAGCGCGCCATCTGGAACCGGAGGCCCCACGTGGACGAGACTTTGAACCGCTATCGCGAAAGCATCGACAATATCGACGCGGCGCTGGTGTTCATGCTGGCCGAGCGTTTCAAGATCACCCAGGCCGTCGGCGAGCATAAGGCGACGCACGACCTGCCGCCCGCCGACCCCGGCCGGGAAGAGCGCCAGATCACCCGCCTGCGCCAATTGGCGCTCGACGCGAAGCTCGACCCCGACTTCACCGAAAAATTCCTGCGCTTCATCATCGACGAAGTGATCCGTCACCATGAGCAGTTGCGCGAGGGGTAGATTTCGACCTCCGTTCGCTTCGAGCGAAGTCGAGATGCGTGAAGCGCTCTTCAGGCCGGTTCCACCAATTCGACCACCTTTTTCCCCTGCGATCGCCCCAGCAGCACACCGCCCAGCGCCAGCGCAAACCCGACAAGCTGCACCGGCCCCAACCGCTCCCCGAACAGCAACCACGCCTCGATCGCGGCCAGCGGCGGGACCAGCAGCAACAGCATCGACATGCGCGTCGGCCCCTGATGCCGCACCAGCCACACCAGCAGCGACAGCCCCGCCGCCGACAGCCCCAGCACCGACCAGGTGAGGCCAATCCACAGCACAGGATCATTGTCCCAGCGATATTCGCCCACGATCAGCGTCGCGGCGATCGCCACCAGCGCGCCGCCCAGATTCTGCGCCGCGCCCGACATCAAAATCGGGTCGCCTGCAATCTGCCCGCGCTGGATCAGCGTCCCGCCGGTCATGGCGATGACCGCGATCACCCCCGCCACCACCGGGACCAAACCGACCGACCCTGCGCCGCTGCGCTCCAGCGCGGGCAGCAGCACGCACACCACCCCGCCGATTGCGATGGCCAGCCCCGCCCAGTTACGCCCCGGCAATCGCTCGCCCAGCAAAGCGACGCTGGCCACCGCCACCATCAGCGGCTGGGTCGCGCCCAGCAGCGACATGATCCCGGCCGGCATCCCGCGGCTTACCGCCCACCAACTGACGGTCAGATACAGCCCATGCAGCATTGCCCCCGCCGCCAGATGCAGCCCCAACCGCCGACGCCGCGGCCATCCCTGTCGCGCATACAGCGCCGCCCCGCCCAACAGCAGCGTCGTTGCGGTCAGCCGCACCGCCAGAATCAACTCGGGCGCCCCATGCGGCACCACCGCCCGCGCGACGATGAAGCCGGTGGACCAAATCAGGACGAACAGGATGGACGCGACGATACCGAACATCCGCCGCCTTTGACGGAAGGGCAGGGCGATGTCGAGGTGGGGGAAGGGAGGAAGGGTTGGTGGGGTTTGCGGCAAGGCAGAAGGGGTGGTTTGCGGACGGTCGGTTTACTCTGCCCCGCCCGCTTGCGGGAGGGGCAGTGAGACTTAATGAGCAAAGCGAATTTAGTCGCAGCGGGGTGGGCCAAGGCAACCTTGCGCTTGCCCACCCCCTAACCCCCTCCCGCCAGCGGGAGGGGGAATAACGTCCGCTTTTGGTCGATTGATGCCAGCGGTAGGGGCATCACGCGCCACAATGTCCAATCTTACGGCGAATATGTGACGCCAAAAGCCCCTACCCTATTCCCGCCCCGCCCGGATCGCCGCGCCACCCGCGAACGGCGTGATCGCCACCAGCAGCAGCGACGCCGCCCCTAGGAATTTCAAGGCCGCGCCGCTGCCGTCCCCCAACGTCCCCGCGCCAAAGATCAGCAGCGGCACCGCCAGCGGCAGCGCCAGCAACCCGGCCAGCGCCCCGCTCGACCGCAATCCCGCTGTCAGCGTCGCCACCAGCAGCCCCAACGCCGCCAGCGCGGGCGTGCCGATCAACAGGCCAAGCTCCAGCTTCACGATCGTCGCGCCGTCCAGCTTCAGCAGCGCCGCGGCGGGCAGAGTGGCGATCATCAGCGGCGGGCCAAAGCCCACCCAATGCGCCGCCAGACGCGCGATCACCACCAACTCTTCGCCGATGCCGCGCAGCGCGATCTGGTCCAGCACGCCGCTGTCGCGATCCGGCGCGACCAAGCGATCGACCGGCAGCAGGCTAGCGAGCAAAGCCGCGATCCACAGCATCCCGCCCCCGGTCCGCGCCAGCAGCGCCGCATCCGGCCCGACCGCAAAGGGATAGAGGCTGGCCACCAGCAGCAGGAAGGCGACCGGCAGCCACAGTCCCGCCGACGCCCAGGCCTGGCGCAAATCCCGCGCGGCGAGCAGCCACAACAGCCTCATGCCGCATCCGCCTGATAATCGCCGAGCGCGATCAGCACTGGCGCATCGATCGGCAGCGGCTGGTGCGATGCCGCAACCACGATCCCGCCCGCGGCCAGATGCTTGGCCACCGCCGCGCCCAGCAAAGCCGTGGACGCCGTGTCCAGCCCGTTGCCCGGCTCGTCCAGCAGCCAGATCGCCGCCCCGCTGGCGATCACCCGCGCCAGCATCGCCCGCTTGCGCTGCCCGGTCGACAGCATCCGCACCGGCACATCGGCCAGCGGCGTCAGCGCCATCGCCTCCAACGCCGCCGCCGCCGCATGGCCATCGGCCCGATCCAGCTTCGCCCAGAAATCCAGCGCGCGGGCCAGAGGCAGGTCGGTATCCAGCGCCAGCCGCTCGTCAGTCAGCGCGATACCGCCCGTTCGCTCGACCGACCCGGCAAAGGCGGGGAGAAGCCCGGCCACGACCCGCAACAGGCTCGACTTGCCCACGCCATTGGGACCGGTCAGCAACGCCCCGCCGCCCGCCGCCAGCGTCAGGTTCACGCCCCTGAAGAGCATCCGTCCGCCGCGCAGGCAGGCCAGCCCCTCCAGGCGCAGCGCCGCCCCAGTCATGAAGCGACCATATCCTCCAGCACATGCATGTCGATGTCGGACAGGCCGAAATGATGGCCGATCTCATGCACCACGACATGGGTGATGAGCGCGTCGAGCGGCACGCCGGTTTCGACCCATTCATCCAGCAGCGGCCGGCGGAAGAGATGGACGGTGGGCGGTACGTCCCCCGTCTGCGCCTCCTGCCCCACGGGACGGCCGCTATACAGGCCGGTCAGCCCGAACGGATCGTCAATCTCCATTTCCTTTAAGATGTCGGCGGGCGCAAATTCCTCCACGAACAGCACGACGTCGGATAGGTGCGCGTCGAATGGGTCGGGCAGGCGACTGAGCGCCTCCAGCGCTAGCATCTCGATCTCTTGACGGGTCGGGGCGAGGCGGGGCGGTTGACCGGGGTGCGACATCCCTGCCACATACCGCAAGGCATTTCATGAGGATAGGGACATGATTGGTAAACTGAGCGATGAGGATCGCGCCGTCGCGCTGGCGGACCTGCCGCAATGGACGGCCGTGGGCGAGCCGGACGGGATATCGCGCCGCTTCACCTTCACCGATTTCGTCGGCGCCTTCGGCTTCATGACGCAGGTGGCGATCCTGGCCGAAAAGGCGGATCATCATCCCGAATGGTCGAACGTCTATAACCGGGTGGACATCGTCCTCATCACCCACGACGCCGGCGGCCTGTCGCAACGCGACATCGACCTCGCCCACGCGATCGACGCGCTGGCGGATTAGAGCTTGAAGACCTTAGGTCGATCCACCGTCTTCCGTTCGTTTCGAGCGAAGTCGAGAAACGAGGGCATGGCGCTACCTGCTTCTCGACTTCGCTCGAACCGAACGGGTAAGAGTAGAGTCGTCCCCTGGAGACTAATAGTTGGAGACGCCCTCGATCCGCTCGTCATAGGCGCGCAACGCCGCCGTTACTGATCGATCACCCGCATAGCGCCGCCGCAGCATCGCCAGCTTCGCATCAGTGCCGCTACATAATTCAGCGATATTCTCCGCGATATAGGCGCGTCGTTCCGCATCATAGGGTTCTTCGCCGCGGAAATGGTCGCAGCCGTCACGATCTACCATGAAGCTGGTGACTTCCTGCGGGAAGGGCAGGGCCGACGCGCCATCGTCCGACGGCGGCAGGTCGAGCGGATTGCGCGGGGCAGGCTGGGCGCGCACCGTCACCACCGGCGACGTCTTGGCTGTCGCGACGACAGGTTCGGCGGGGGGCGGCGCGGGCGCGGGGTCAGGCTCGATCGACGCGACGGTCGCGACCGGCTGCGACGGACCATTGTCGGCCTGCGCGCCGTCGGCGGACGCATCGCGGCAGCCGGCGACCAGGGCCAGCATCAGCAGCACAGGAACCAGACCAAAACGCCCGCTCACCCGATCTCCTCCCGCAATTTGGCGATCAAATCGGCCACATGGGGCAGCCGCGACTCTTCCTCGTCCAGGATCGCCAGAAAAGCCGCCCGCCTATAGTCCGCCAGTGCGTCAGGCGAAAGACGGCTTGCTGCGGGCATTGCCGAAATCACGATGTCCAGAAGCCGCTCGGCGCCGTGCAACCGGCCCCACAGATAGTCGTTCTCGCGATAGACCCTGCTAAAGAAGGCGCCGAAGTTGTTGAATTCAATGCCCTTGAGCGTGGCGCTCGCGCCGCCGCTACGGATGGCTGTGCAATCTTCGGGCGAAATCCGATCGACCTTGACCGGATCATATTCATCCAGAGTGTCACCCTGGAGCAACGGTAGTGTGGCGATATCGGTGAAGGGAAAGCCCAGATAGGCGAGCAGCATGGTCCGCCGCCCCGCTTTGGGCAGCGCGGCGAAGGCGTCCGCCAGCATCCGGTCCGCCGCTTCATCCCGCGCCTTCAGCCCCCGCGCCTGCGCCACCGCCACCAGTGCCGCGGCCGCATCGGTCGCGACCATCCCGGCCGCCGTCGCGACCTCTCCCCCATAGAAGTCGCTATCCTCACATTCGGCATAGAGCGTCAACGCGCCATAGATGGCGTCATGCATCCCCTGCACCGCGGGATCGTCGGACTGCGCCTCCAACTCCAGCGTATCGGCCAGCCGCCGCGCCAGGTAGCGCAGGCGACGGATGCGAAAGGCCAGGTCATGGGCGCGGAAGAAAGCGACCGGGGCGGAGGCCGATCCGCTTTCCGCGCTCAACTGATCCGCGCCGTTCTTGCGGATATCAGCCCAGATCGCCTGGCGATAGCTTTCGCGCATCATTGCGCTGTCCTCGCCGCTCAGGCGGAACAGCAGCGCGCAGAGTGATTCGACGATGCCCGACAGTTTGAGATGCCCATAGGCGGGATAGGCGAAGCCCGCCGCGCTCGCCGCCCGCTGCTGTGCCTTCGCGCGCCAGGCGGAGAGGCGCGCGGGCGTCGGCCGGTCCAGGAACAGCATCTTGCCGATCGCGCTTTCCACCTCCGCCTCGATGCCGGGGCGCAGCGCGTCCAATATCCGCCGCATCCGCCGGATGCGCGCGGAGTGGCGGTCGATCGCCTCCAGATTGTCGCGGATCGGCTGTTCGCGCGGAATGTCCGACAGCGCGCCGAAAATGGTGCGGAAAAAGCCGGGCAGCGGCGTGTCCGCCCCGGTTGGCGCATCCTGTTGCTCGCCTTCCTTGTTCAGGCGGATGGAGCGATGCCCCGGCTTGGGATCGATATAGACGAAGCGCCGATCGACCTCGCGTCGAGACGGCCGGTTGCGCAGCGCGCCGATCGCCTGCGCGAAGGGGGCGTTGGCCAGCACTGATCCGTCGATCAGCACGGCGTCCTCCGCCGTCCCGCGGGACGCATGGCGGGGCAGGGCGCGGCCCAGAAAGGCGTCACGTGTCGGCCAGGCGCGATGGCGGCGCGTCAACACCCGGTCCAGTTCACGCATGGTGAAGGGCGGGAATGCGCCGGGGAAGCTGGCGGTCGCCCGCGCGGCGAACACCAGTTCGGCCGGATCAGCGAACGGCCGCTGCCCCCGTCCGCGCGCCTTGAAGCCGATCGACAGCCGATGCTCCGTCTCGATCACCTGCGCTGGACTATTGAGGTTCAGACTCTGCGGGTGGCCCTCGAAATCGGTAACGGTCACGAACAGGTCGAGCGGATGGCCGTCGGGCAGCAGCGCCGGGCCGTTCCCCGTCGCGGCCATGGCGTCGAACGCGTCGATCAACATGGTGGAGAATATCTCCCCGCCAAAGGGCGGCTCGAACCAGCGCGACCGGATGAAGCGAGAGAGTTTCATCCGCACCTCTTCGCGCGTATCGGGCGCGACGGTGCGCTCCACCGCATCGCCCGGTCGCCGCGCCGCCATCCACACCAGCGGCGTTGCCCAGAATTTGGTCATGGCGCGGGCCGGGCGTGCATCGGGGTCCAGCAGCCGATCGACATCGGCATTGTCCAGCCACATGGTCGTCAGCGGCTCCAGCGACTGGCCCGTCTCGATCGCCTGCGCCAGGAAAATGCCGTTGATCCCGCCGGCGCTGGCCCCCGCGATGATGTCCGGCATGACGCGCAGCCGCACGCCGCTCGCCGCCTCCATCGCCGCCAGCAGCCGGTGATACACCGACTCGCTGCCGTTGCCGGGCGACGCGCCCTCATGAAAGGCGCGGCTGGCGCGGGCCAGATGCCACACTTCCTTGGTGATGCCATGCATGTAGATCGCCAGGCTGATGCCGCCATAGCAGACCAGCGCAAGCCGCAATTCCCGCTCCTTCATGGGTGGAACGTCGCAGAGGGCGGGGTGATTGGCAACCAAAAGCCCGTTCGTTTCGAGCGAAGTCGAGAAACCGCAGCGCTGACGTTTCGCGACTTCGCTCGAAACGAATGGAGGCGGCGATCACCCAACCGCAAACTCCGCCCAGATCGGCAGATGATCCGACGCCTTCCTGGCCGCCGCGCTTTCATGCACCCCGCAATCCCTGAGCGTCAGTTTGCCGCAATGCATGATCCGGTCGAGTCGCGCCACCGGCCGCCGCGCGTGGAAGCTGCGCCCGCATGGCGCAAAGCTGTAATGCCGCGCAAAATCGGCCAGGCAGCCACGCCCGGCGCTCCATTCATTAAGGTCGCCCATCAACACCGTCGGCATCGCCACGCCCTGCGCCGCGGCATGGATCACTGCGGCGGCCTGCTTGCGTCGCCACAAACCCGACAGGTCGAGATGCATACCGAACACGCGCACGCTCACGCCGCCCATCGTCACCTCCGCCATGGTCGCGCCGCGTGGCTCCAGATAGGGCAGGTGCAGCACATCATGCGCGCCAAGGTCAGCGCTCTTACGCACTAATAATGCATTGCCGTGCCAGCCCATCGAATCGGCCTGCACATTCAGCGGCACTGATTTATAGTCGCTC is a window encoding:
- a CDS encoding DMT family transporter, coding for MFGIVASILFVLIWSTGFIVARAVVPHGAPELILAVRLTATTLLLGGAALYARQGWPRRRRLGLHLAAGAMLHGLYLTVSWWAVSRGMPAGIMSLLGATQPLMVAVASVALLGERLPGRNWAGLAIAIGGVVCVLLPALERSGAGSVGLVPVVAGVIAVIAMTGGTLIQRGQIAGDPILMSGAAQNLGGALVAIAATLIVGEYRWDNDPVLWIGLTWSVLGLSAAGLSLLVWLVRHQGPTRMSMLLLLVPPLAAIEAWLLFGERLGPVQLVGFALALGGVLLGRSQGKKVVELVEPA
- a CDS encoding heme exporter protein CcmB, with product MRLLWLLAARDLRQAWASAGLWLPVAFLLLVASLYPFAVGPDAALLARTGGGMLWIAALLASLLPVDRLVAPDRDSGVLDQIALRGIGEELVVIARLAAHWVGFGPPLMIATLPAAALLKLDGATIVKLELGLLIGTPALAALGLLVATLTAGLRSSGALAGLLALPLAVPLLIFGAGTLGDGSGAALKFLGAASLLLVAITPFAGGAAIRAGRE
- the ccmA gene encoding heme ABC exporter ATP-binding protein CcmA translates to MTGAALRLEGLACLRGGRMLFRGVNLTLAAGGGALLTGPNGVGKSSLLRVVAGLLPAFAGSVERTGGIALTDERLALDTDLPLARALDFWAKLDRADGHAAAAALEAMALTPLADVPVRMLSTGQRKRAMLARVIASGAAIWLLDEPGNGLDTASTALLGAAVAKHLAAGGIVVAASHQPLPIDAPVLIALGDYQADAA
- a CDS encoding metallopeptidase family protein — translated: MSHPGQPPRLAPTRQEIEMLALEALSRLPDPFDAHLSDVVLFVEEFAPADILKEMEIDDPFGLTGLYSGRPVGQEAQTGDVPPTVHLFRRPLLDEWVETGVPLDALITHVVVHEIGHHFGLSDIDMHVLEDMVAS
- a CDS encoding 4a-hydroxytetrahydrobiopterin dehydratase, which encodes MIGKLSDEDRAVALADLPQWTAVGEPDGISRRFTFTDFVGAFGFMTQVAILAEKADHHPEWSNVYNRVDIVLITHDAGGLSQRDIDLAHAIDALAD
- a CDS encoding patatin-like protein; the encoded protein is MKERELRLALVCYGGISLAIYMHGITKEVWHLARASRAFHEGASPGNGSESVYHRLLAAMEAASGVRLRVMPDIIAGASAGGINGIFLAQAIETGQSLEPLTTMWLDNADVDRLLDPDARPARAMTKFWATPLVWMAARRPGDAVERTVAPDTREEVRMKLSRFIRSRWFEPPFGGEIFSTMLIDAFDAMAATGNGPALLPDGHPLDLFVTVTDFEGHPQSLNLNSPAQVIETEHRLSIGFKARGRGQRPFADPAELVFAARATASFPGAFPPFTMRELDRVLTRRHRAWPTRDAFLGRALPRHASRGTAEDAVLIDGSVLANAPFAQAIGALRNRPSRREVDRRFVYIDPKPGHRSIRLNKEGEQQDAPTGADTPLPGFFRTIFGALSDIPREQPIRDNLEAIDRHSARIRRMRRILDALRPGIEAEVESAIGKMLFLDRPTPARLSAWRAKAQQRAASAAGFAYPAYGHLKLSGIVESLCALLFRLSGEDSAMMRESYRQAIWADIRKNGADQLSAESGSASAPVAFFRAHDLAFRIRRLRYLARRLADTLELEAQSDDPAVQGMHDAIYGALTLYAECEDSDFYGGEVATAAGMVATDAAAALVAVAQARGLKARDEAADRMLADAFAALPKAGRRTMLLAYLGFPFTDIATLPLLQGDTLDEYDPVKVDRISPEDCTAIRSGGASATLKGIEFNNFGAFFSRVYRENDYLWGRLHGAERLLDIVISAMPAASRLSPDALADYRRAAFLAILDEEESRLPHVADLIAKLREEIG
- a CDS encoding endonuclease/exonuclease/phosphatase family protein; translated protein: MKTIRVASYNIRKAIGTDRRRIPERILEVLSEVDADIVALQEADRRFGVRSAAIPPRMMDGQSDYKSVPLNVQADSMGWHGNALLVRKSADLGAHDVLHLPYLEPRGATMAEVTMGGVSVRVFGMHLDLSGLWRRKQAAAVIHAAAQGVAMPTVLMGDLNEWSAGRGCLADFARHYSFAPCGRSFHARRPVARLDRIMHCGKLTLRDCGVHESAAARKASDHLPIWAEFAVG